The genomic region GTTCGCCGTCGGAATGGTGGCCATCGAGGACAAACTCGGTGTCGCGCTGTCCGAGGAGGATCTGCTGAGTTCCGAGACGGTCGGCGACCTCGAGGCTGCAATTCTCGCGAAGATCCCTGCTGCGCAGAACAACTCATGAACGTCCTCGCGTCGGCCCTGTCGGAGGCGATGCGAGGAGCCAGGACAGACCTGGTCGTTCTGGATTCCGACGACGGTTCGTGGGCGCACCATCCCTGGCAGGAGGTGCACACCCGGGCGGAGAACGTCGCGGCACACCTCACCGACGGCGACACCGACGCGGTGGGCCTGATCGGTGAGCCCAGTGTCGAGTTCCTCGCCGCCATTCCCGGCGCGTTCTTCGCGGGCGCGGCACTGTCCATCCTGCCCGGGCCGGTGCGTGGCGCCGATCCCGCGCAGTGGGCCCAGGCCACGCTGGCGCGATTCCGTTCCATCGGCGTGCGCACCGTATTGAGCCACGGCACCTACCTGGACCTGTTGCGCGGGCGCACAGAGTCCATCGCGGTGCACGACGTGACTCAGATCGCCAACCCGCATCGTTCGACGACCTTCCACGGCGCGGATGGCGGTGACGTCGCGATCCTGCAGGGCACGGCGGGCTCCACCGGCACCCCCAAGGCCGCCCGGATATCGCCCGCCGCGGCACTCGCGAACTACCGCGGGCTTATTCAACGGGTCAACGTCGATCACAACAGTCGAGCCCACAGCTGGCTGCCCATCTACCACGACATGGGCCTGGCCTTCCTGCTGACGAGCATGCTGGCTGGCGCCGACCTCTGGCAGGCCCCGACAACGGCGTTCGCGGGAAACCCGTTCGGCTGGCTGAAGTGGCT from Mycolicibacterium sp. YH-1 harbors:
- a CDS encoding acyl carrier protein, giving the protein MGTSTPESVSAALTEILRDDMNVDVSRITRESHLIDDVGLDSVAFAVGMVAIEDKLGVALSEEDLLSSETVGDLEAAILAKIPAAQNNS